From one Nocardioides sp. Kera G14 genomic stretch:
- a CDS encoding amino acid ABC transporter ATP-binding protein produces MSKPPPLVRIRNLGKHFGVHRVLEGIDLDVARGSVTVLLGPSGSGKSTLLRCINHLERPDHGFIEVGGKLIGFRRDGRHLRELPEREITRQRARIGMVFQQFNLFPHRTALENIVEGQLAAGVRRKEAEARGSELLARVGLAGREGAYPRQLSGGQQQRVAIARAVAVSPDLILFDEPTSALDPEMVGEVLAVIKDLARDGLTMIVVTHEIGFAREVADQVVFLDGGRIVESGPPAAVLAAPQNERARAFLSAVL; encoded by the coding sequence ATGAGTAAGCCGCCACCACTGGTCCGCATCCGCAACCTGGGCAAGCACTTCGGGGTGCATCGCGTCCTGGAGGGCATCGACCTGGACGTGGCGCGCGGCTCGGTCACCGTCCTGCTGGGTCCGTCGGGCTCGGGCAAGTCCACGCTGCTGCGCTGCATCAACCACCTCGAGCGCCCGGACCACGGCTTCATCGAGGTCGGCGGGAAGCTGATCGGCTTCCGGCGCGACGGTCGGCACCTGCGCGAGCTGCCCGAGCGTGAGATCACCCGGCAGCGCGCCCGGATCGGCATGGTCTTCCAGCAGTTCAACCTCTTCCCGCACCGCACCGCGTTGGAGAACATCGTCGAGGGACAGCTGGCTGCCGGCGTACGGCGCAAGGAGGCGGAGGCCCGGGGGAGCGAGCTGCTCGCGCGGGTCGGCCTCGCCGGCCGTGAGGGCGCCTACCCGCGTCAGCTGTCGGGCGGACAGCAGCAGCGCGTGGCGATCGCCCGTGCGGTCGCGGTGTCGCCGGACCTCATCCTCTTCGACGAGCCGACCAGCGCGTTGGATCCCGAGATGGTCGGCGAGGTGCTCGCGGTCATCAAGGACCTCGCCCGCGACGGCCTCACGATGATCGTCGTCACCCACGAGATCGGCTTCGCCCGGGAGGTAGCCGACCAGGTCGTCTTCCTCGACGGCGGCCGCATCGTCGAGTCAGGACCGCCGGCCGCGGTCCTCGCGGCCCCCCAGAACGAGCGCGCTCGCGCGTTCCTGTCCGCGGTCCTGTGA
- a CDS encoding transporter substrate-binding domain-containing protein — protein MKITTPVAPLLGLALAATLALSGCGNSTDALSAADKEVGGTTTTKQDAIPTQDVVSSIQTDKALHDRLPAEIKSSGTLSLGTTEATGTSFLPHGGTDDAGKQIGLDVDIRDAVAKLLGVKLDVQFGSFETIVPGTQNGKYNVGEGNFAVTSERLKVVDYATYLKDGQSFVAPASSDLTKVSDITDVCGKSIATSPGSSFQQILESNASTCAAAGKEPYKVSYYKDGATILLSLQNGKADLYFGPTLSLKYLVDHQSNLKYLGELSLTDVGFVVAKGSPLAPILVDAVNELIETGDYDKIFDKWSVGDIKLAKSEFNPKPAF, from the coding sequence GTGAAGATCACCACGCCGGTCGCGCCGCTCCTCGGGCTGGCCCTCGCCGCCACCCTCGCCCTCAGCGGATGCGGCAACAGCACCGACGCGCTCTCCGCCGCGGACAAGGAGGTCGGAGGTACGACGACCACCAAGCAGGACGCGATCCCGACCCAGGACGTCGTCTCCTCGATCCAGACCGACAAGGCCCTGCACGACCGCCTGCCCGCCGAGATCAAGTCCTCGGGCACGCTGTCCCTCGGCACGACCGAGGCGACCGGCACCTCCTTCCTCCCACACGGCGGCACCGACGACGCCGGCAAGCAGATCGGCCTCGACGTCGACATCCGCGACGCCGTCGCGAAACTCCTCGGCGTGAAGCTCGACGTGCAGTTCGGCAGCTTCGAGACGATCGTGCCGGGCACGCAGAACGGCAAGTACAACGTGGGTGAGGGCAACTTCGCCGTCACCTCGGAGCGGCTCAAGGTCGTCGACTACGCGACCTACCTCAAGGACGGCCAGTCCTTCGTCGCTCCGGCGAGCTCGGACCTCACGAAGGTCTCCGACATCACCGACGTCTGCGGGAAGTCCATCGCCACCAGCCCCGGCTCGAGCTTCCAGCAGATCCTCGAGTCCAACGCGTCCACGTGCGCCGCAGCGGGCAAGGAGCCCTACAAGGTCTCCTACTACAAGGACGGCGCGACCATCCTGCTCAGCCTGCAGAACGGCAAGGCCGACCTCTACTTCGGCCCGACCCTGAGCCTGAAGTATCTCGTCGACCACCAGTCGAACCTGAAGTACCTCGGCGAGCTCAGCCTCACCGACGTCGGCTTCGTCGTCGCCAAGGGCAGTCCGTTGGCCCCGATCCTCGTTGACGCCGTCAACGAGCTCATCGAGACCGGCGACTACGACAAGATCTTCGACAAGTGGAGCGTGGGCGACATCAAGCTCGCGAAGTCCGAGTTCAACCCCAAGCCGGCGTTCTGA